One stretch of Caloenas nicobarica isolate bCalNic1 chromosome 2, bCalNic1.hap1, whole genome shotgun sequence DNA includes these proteins:
- the NDRG1 gene encoding protein NDRG1: MSTEYQDAHLAEVKPLVEKEEAITRLLPDFDVQEQDVETVHGSVRVTMCGTPRGNRPAILTYHDIGLNHKTCFNPLFNFEDMQEITQHFAVCHVDAPGQQDGAPSFQAGYVYPSMDQLAEMLPGILKQFGLKSVIGMGTGAGAYILTRFALNEPEMVEGLVLINVNPCAEGWMDWAATKISGWTNALPDMVISHLFGKEEIHSNHDLIHTYRQHIINDMNQTNLHLFVNSYNSRRDLEIERPVPGINVVTLQCPVLLVVGDSSPAVDAVVECNSKLDPTRTTLLKMADCGGLPQVSQPAKLAEAFKYFVQGMGYMPSASMTRLMRSRTASGSSVTSLEGQRSRSHTGEGTRSRSHTGEGTRSRSHTGDGARNRSHTDTRIELTPNSASNAEQSSPKSMEVSC, translated from the exons ATGTCAACAGAGTACCAGGATGCTCACCTTGCAGAGGTGAAACCTctggtggaaaaggaggag GCTATCACTCGCCTCCTTCCAGACTTCGATGTTCAG GAGCAAGATGTGGAGACTGTGCATGGCTCGGTCCGCGTCACCATGTGTGGGACTCCCCGAGGGAACCGGCCAGCAATCCTCACCTACCATGACATCGGGCTGAATC aTAAAACTTGCTTCAATCCTCTCTTCAACTTCGAGGATATGCAGGAAATCACCCAGCATTTTGCAGTCTGCCATGTGGATGCACCTGGACAGCAGGATGGGGCACCGTCTTTCCAAGCCGG GTACGTGTATCCATCCATGGATCAGCTGGCTGAAATGCTTCCCGGAATCCTGAAACAGTTTGG CCTGAAGTCCGTTATAGGAATGGGAACTGGAGCCGGTGCCTACATCTTAACCAGATTTGCT TTAAACGAGCCGGAGATGGTGGAGGGATTAGTTCTCATTAATGTAAACCCTTGTGCTGAAGGTTGGATGGACTGGGCAGCAACTAAG ATTTCAGGTTGGACAAATGCTTTACCAGACATGGTCATTTCACATCTTTTTGGAAAG GAAGAGATTCACAGCAACCATGACCTGATCCATACTTACCGTCAACATATTATTAATGACATGAATCAAACCAACCTTCATCTCTTTGTCAACTCTTACAACAG tcGGCGAGACCTAGAGATTGAGCGCCCTGTTCCTGGAATAAATGTTGTCACCCTTCA GTGCCCTGTCCTCTTGGTGGTTGGTGACAGTTCTCCGGCGGTGGATGCTGTG GTTGAATGCAACTCAAAGCTGGACCCAACAAGGACCACACTTCTGAAG ATGGCTGACTGTGGCGGACTCCCCCAAGTTTCCCAG cCTGCCAAGCTTGCAGaagctttcaaatattttgttcaggGAATGGGATACA TGCCCTCTGCTAGCATGACCAGGCTGATGAGGTCCCGCACCGCTTCTGGCTCCAGCGTAACCTCTTTGGAAGGACAGAGGAGCCGATCTCACACCGGGGAAGGCACAAGGAGCCGGTCTCACACCGGGGAGGGAACGAGGAGCCGATCCCACACGGGGGACGGTGCCAGGAATCGCTCCCACACAGACACGCGCATCGAGCTGACGCCGAACTCGGCGAGCAACGCTGAACAATCAAGCCCCAAGTCCATGGAAGTGTCGTGTTAG